From the Rhea pennata isolate bPtePen1 chromosome 1, bPtePen1.pri, whole genome shotgun sequence genome, the window CTATGGCAGTGGGGGAATCTCCAGCTGTGCACCTGTAAgttaaacttatttttctgataaaataattttgtagtaAAGTTAACTGATCAGAATTTTGTTGCTGTCCTTTAGAAAAACGGCAAGTGAAGAGATTTCTGAATTCAGCCAGCTAAGGCTGCTTGCCATGGTGGCTCTGGGCATCTGAGGAAAAGGGAACATGAACAATGGATTTAAGCCCAACTAAATGGAGGCTGGGGGTTACTTCAGTGATTGTACCCTGGGTAGAGAGAGACTGTTGGCAGCTGCATTGCCTGATTGACATCTTGTCTAATTCTGTATGGACAGTTCTTGCCTGCAGACTTGGCAACTCAAgacatccttttaaaaataaaaaacccataGTGCCTTCGcagatcttttttgttttgaagaggCAAAACTTATGGGCCGCTCTTCTAAATGAAGTTTTGCCATAGCTTAGAGCTTTCAGCTTAAAGAACCAGGTGCACGAGCTGAAGTGTAAGTTGCATGTTGCCTCTCATTCTCCGAGTGCAGAATGAAGAAGGCCAGTAGGGCTCTTCACTTGACAAGCATGTTAAAATTTCCTCCTTTGGTTCATGGGCAAACCATGACAGTGCTATTCCATGGAAtccttgaaaataatttattctgtcCATTTAACATCATTTTCTGGTGGTTAATTTCTTGCAGGGAGGGACGCTGCTTGGCCCCCCAGACTCAGTTGTTGATCTGGGAAACACTGAAGTCACAGAGGAAATTTTCCTGGAGTATCTTTCCTCATTGGGAGAATCTATGTTCCGGTTAGTAGCAGCTTTTATTGTAAAATTTATGTACCAAGAAAAGTGTCTAagggcagagaagggaggaaggtgTTTGGAGACCAATCCTATTGACAAAGCTTTGTCTGCCTTGTATAATACTTAGTGCTCTGAGGCTGGAACTGATGTGATGGTACACAATGAGCTACCAGCTAGGCAACCCTCTGATGTGCTAGCCCTTAGCTGTGCGGGGAAAGCATTTTGCCAGAAAGCCTTTCACATTGCATGCTTTTTGCAAAATGGGATACTGCCTGATATGTCTTGAGAGGATCACTAGGGAAAATGAAGGCAatgtatgaaatatttcagtaaatagtACTTTACCATCTGAGTCAGAGGCAAAATGTTGTAGGAGAGCTGCCAATTTTCAGGTGAGTAAAATCAAGGTCTTTACTGTTACAGTCTAGTATACTTTTTGCAAGAATAGGAAACTGTCGTGTTTAGTGTTTTGGCTAAATTCCACTGACAGTAATTCCTGTGATTTCTCCTTATTCCTTGTGTGGTTTTAATTGAAGAAACCTGACTTCACTTATCCTCTGAAAAAACGTTATATGGTGTCAGTGATGCACAGTGATGTCATTTTCTGCCTTGATTCAATTGAACTTGAAGGTGAACTGACTTCTGTATTTTGCCTATTTGCCTTAGAGACCTTTGGGATGAAAAGTGCTAATGTAAGGAGATGGTTCACATTAGTGGTCTTAAGTTTCTCTGCTGGTTAGATTTATCACTGAATCTGTCTTTTTGTGTTTCAATTCCTTTCCTGTGGCACAGAGGAGAGTCTTATAACCTCTTTGAACATAACTGCAACACCTTCAGTAATGAAGTGGCACAGTTCCTGACAGGAAGAAAGATCCCTTCCTACATCACTGACCTTCCAGCTGAAGTGCTTGCCACGTGAGTATGAGTTCCACTTCTCTCTGTAGTATGCTGCTTCGTGCTAACgcttaaatatttcactaaAGCAAAAGCACTAGTTTCTACTGGTTCTCTGTTGTGCTTCATAAAATGAGGGAAAAGGTGCTATTTGCTTTACTTTTAACAGTTACAGCACTCCATACCACAGATGCATAACTGGCACTGGAATTGCTCAGAAGATGGGAGAAGGTTGTTCTTCTGtcttttgaattaatttaaacTAACTAATTTGTTATCTTTCTTACGTGACCAGAAAAGTGTAgaagatttcagaaaatggTGCAAATTTTCTGTCTTAGGAAACTAGTAACTCTCAAAAGTCACTTCTCTTATTCCAAGCACCATAATTGCAGtggaggttttatttttttttcccctcctttcttctcctatGAAGAGGCAAGTGAGatgtaattttaaagataaCACTGCAGTTCTGTAAGCTAGGACTAGATGGGCAAAGAGGGTATGGAAGATACGAAATGAAGAGTTTGTTTCCTGCCTGGTAGGTCAGCTCAGCACTTCTTTACGTGCACTCAGCGAGTGAGGAACCCTGTGCCATGAATTAAGTTCCATCATTTAAGTCTTATTTCTCCTAACAGTGGTATACAACATTATTTGGGAGACACATATTCAACCCTGGACTGTTGTCTCTTCAAATATCTTAAAGTCTGATTAAATCTGTAATTGAATGAGTCATATTGAAAGATAAACCAGGTGCCAcagatttcagcagaaattaTTCTGCAAGTATATGAGTATATACAAGCATACTATTGAGTAAGGGGGCTAGAGGCTTTTCTTCTAGTACAGTCTTTAATTCTGATGTGGTACTTAATGAAGAACCTCAGTTGCATAACTGGGATTTTGTTCATACGCTTAAGTAGAATGAGTTACCAAAAGCCATTTTCAGCCATGGTATTATCATGTTAGCAGTACAGACATGTTAGGGCTCCAAACTAGCTTATATAAAACCATGTGTAAGATTCTCAGGTATTGAACAGTCTGCTCTAATTTGTAGTGAAATTTTGTTCTTCAAATTTGCTTCTACAAAATCAGTTTGATTCTGCTCTAGGAAGTGAGTGCATTTCAGTAGTAAATGTGGGAAAATGTTCATCAGGGAACTATTTGAgatgtttatatttctttgcCTTCTCAGACCTTTTGGACAAGCTTTAAGGCCCCTCTTGGACTCCATCCAGATCCAGCCACCTGGTGGAAATACCTTCAGCAGACATAATGGACAGAGCTAACAGGAGTGACCCGGTGTGCCCAGCCTCACCAGGcctcttcctttttaatcaTGAATTACcagatttctattttataatTTCCCATTGAAATTAACTCTATGGAAATGACAAGATAAGTTTTCAAATTTCCTAAGGAGAGGATTTATCAGGGTGCATGTAAGACAATGCTACCAAAAAGATTGCCGTAATTTCTAATAGTATTATACTAACTTATAAAGGCTGTCTTGCCCGAGTAGGCTGTCACTTTTGAAATAACTCCTATGCCAGTAAAGTGGAGATTCATTCCATGAACATTCAAGGGCCCATTATATTATTTGGGGTAAATAAGGGGATGTTCTAGCCATCCTTTGCCAAGCTCACATCTCTTTCCTGTGTCGCTGCTTATATTATGGGGGCACTTGCTCTCATGTCTGTAGCAGAATGACAAAGGAAGTGTTTCTAGTGTAGAAAGTGAAGGCTTCCCAATGTTAACCTTCTGTGTATTTTGTTGACATTGTGTTACTTGCTCAGGGGAAAAGCTCAACTCAGCTGATTATATGAAATGATCTAGATGAACTAAGTGTCCCTCTCAAAAATTGCAACTTTCAATGGGATTAAGTAtgtgggggaggagggggctgcaACTGAAAATTACCAAGAGCCTCCTCCTGCTAGATGCAAGAATTATGAGAGAGCATGAGCTGAAAGAACAGAATCTCATGAGCAGAAGTagtgaaaacacatttcaagtgagagcaaaatgaaatgtttcgTTTTTCTCTAAAGCAAGCTTACTAGCAAATGTGTAGAACCTTGTTAACTATCCACCTTCAGACAAGAGCTGGTTTTGCTCATTATACCAGAGTCACAGTACAGAAAGGCAGGAGTGGCACAGCAGCTACATAATAATATAAGATAGGCCAATTCTGCCTTCAATATCCAGTTGCAACCACAGTTGGAGTTCCAACTTTCTCAGATATTGCTGTCCTTTCCAGAGCAGTTGAGTATGTCACAGACAGGACTTTGACTAAGTGTAAGAGAAATACCTAACACATCTCCCCAAATTTAAGGAACATGAGCAAGActaaaattcagcttttctaCACACATACAGAAGCAGTTTTATCCTCTGATTGACATTAGATTGCATCAATACTGCATCTCCTGATTTAAGGTTCTCACAGCTTCACCATTatttgcagagagaaaagattagggaaaggaaagaataagcacattcatttcttttcatgcaTGTGTATTCACTTTTCCTGGACAACTCTGTAGCAATTAATTTAGGAAGGAACACAAGAAAGAGTCATCAGGCAACTGGAACATTCCCCAAACCCAAAAGGGCTGCTAATTCTCCGTAAAGGGGGATCGTGCATCCTGGATGCTGCTGATAAAGCATCTATGCAAGTGTTTACCCCTTTGTCCAGTGCTTTGTTGTGAAAAGAATTACAGCAAGTTCAGTCCTGCATCTTAAACTTCCTGCACTGGAAACCTCCTGCAAACCTAAAGTAGATGTCTTTTCTCTGTGGAGCTCTTTTTCCCAAAATAATATGTGTTAATAATTTTGTCATGCTGTTATTCAGTGAGGACTATAATGGTTCATATTTTTGTGGGGATGGAATGGAGGAAAACTACGGTTTATTCAGGCTGCATCAAATATTCTTCTGCCCTGCACTTTGTGAAATCACTACATATGTGAAAATAATATACTGTCAGTGTATTTCACAgttgtgtgtgtacatacagcAGTGGTCTTTGTGGCCcagaatgtttttctccttctgtcatTCTCTGCTTTTGCCATCAACTTCTTAAGTGTTTCATTTGATGTACTGGAATCTGAAATAACTGTAACAGTTAGTTCTGGTTTACACAAAATCTCTCAatctttctccccttttccccaCTAAAAGTCAGGGTTTgccaaaaatgaacaaacaaaaaaaaatccataataaAGCATTTATGAACACCTTTTGGTGCTGTTAGAGGAAGAATCAGTAAGTGTTTGCTTTCCGCTGAGCCACAGCTTAAAAgtgttccttttctctttatgtATCCTCTCCAATCCTTCCTCATACCTGTTGTTTAAAGAGTAACTTGCCTCTCATCTTCAGAGAGATGTGACTATATCACAAAATGCAGTAGCATTAGAGATCTTGGAGCTTCCCCAGCCAAACAGATTTACACGATTTGACAGGATGCAGCAcccaaaagcagcacagctgtgGTTGCTTGTCTTTCAGCAAGCTACTTACTTCAGGCACAGTATTGCACTGATATGGCTCCTCTGCTTCCCATTCAGGGGAAGCTCTGACAGCACGGTCTCTGTCCCACACTCCATTGCATGGTGTAGATGCGTCCTGTGTGTCCACCACTTCATGGTTCTGAGCCTGGGTTCTGCTTGGCTGCCCACTTCAGGACATGTTATATCCTGtcaggagggaggaaagaaaaggaagtggtTGACCCTGTGCATTTTGCAGTTtgtctttttcccctccctagCAGCCCTTTGGAAGAGATAATGCTGCTGTTTGAATATCACCAGGTAAAATTTCACTCGACCATATTGTATTTGCGATAGCAATGAAGCTCTGAAAGGAGCTTGCAAAGGGCCTTCTTGGTTTTGGACGTCCTCTAGCTTCATCTGGCAAAAGACTATTAGGAGGGAATCCCATTTGCTTGAACTTACTGAATAGGGAGATCCCAATATTGTGTAAATCTTTTTGAAACCCATTTTCTACAAATACTGTTATGTGTAAATTGCAGAACTGTGCACCCAACATTCCACCCAGCCATACTTATTTATAGGAATATAAGCTAGAATGAGAAATGTATGTAACTGTATATAAGTGAAGAACTTCAGCCAGTTGATTGACAAAGGGGCAGGGAAGCTGAACTCCTGAAAGAGAGCAGAACCCTTTTGCCCCAACTTACTGTTCTGTCTTGTGTTGTTGGGGTTCCCCcatgccattttaaaaatgttaataccGTCTTTAGGCAGAAAGTGatgttttgagttttttctgttttttattctattacaataaacagaaatacagcagtttttcctgtttgtatgTGTTTGTCTGCACAGCTGCCCAGCAAAGGCAGCTTCGTATTGTTCCCAGTTGAAAACTGCAGCTGTCCTAGCAAGTTGTGCCATGCAGTGTTATTGGAAGTAGCACTGGTTACTGCCCTTTGCTAGAACTGATCATAGCTGATCCCCCCTACTTAAGCTTGgtgaaactgtatttttgtaaaCAGCAAGGTATGTTAGCAAGACCAGTGTTTTGAACAGTCCTTGCTCATCTGGGTGAGCAAGAATGAAACATCTAATATCTGCTGTTGAAGAAGAGGCCCAACAGAGTTTAAACACAACAAAAGGCCCTAACTTCTATGCTGATTGTCTCAATGCTATTACTTttaaggggagagggaaagaaaaaaagctttaagtaGCCTTCATGCTTGGTTGTTTTCTGTAACTGCAGAAGCAGTATTGGCATGGATTACTCAGTGCCTCCCATATGTCTTCAGTGGTAGGATATCAGAGAAAGGAGAATGCCTGGCTCTGAGGATAAAAATTTTTCCTTGGTTCAGCCTTCTGAATGCTTACTGAGGACATCAACAGGATAAACCACACAGTTCCCCATTTCTGCAACGGTCTCTATCAGTGTTGTAATGGAGAAGGGCTTCTAACGGAAGGTGCATGATTGCAGTTATTTTGGGTTGTGCTATTTAGATGTCATGCTGATCTACTATGGAGTACCAGTATTAGCTCTATGTAAAATACCTAGGAACAtgtacaaaaggaaaatgtcGACTGTAATAGCAGCCCTAGACAGAAGTCAGCGCTCAGACGCTTACTTTCTAAACTTGGAACAAAGTATTTGCCCTTGCTGCTagttacagattttattttttttttatccataaCAACAGCTGCTGTGTATCCACGGAGCAATCAAGGGAATTTGTTGAAGGATCTGCAAGGCTGCTTTAAATGTGTCTGTGAAGTGTTAAATACCTAAGCCATAGTGGCTCTGTCCTTAGAGCTAACTCAGCTGACTTATTAAGGAGTAAGCACAATTGTACACAGCCATACACTTAACCAAAAGGCAGGCTCATActtggggtggggtggggggggaaccATGAAGATAGTAGTCCTCACCTGCTTGTATCAAATGACATTAAGGGTGCTTGGAGAGATGTTTTGGCTCCCTATGGactagaaaagaatttttaaagctgtgtgACAGAAATAAGCTGGAGAAAGCATAGCAAATAATTCAAATTTTGGAAAGCTCTACTGATGCTGTAAATTTGATGTGCTGTCTGTAGGAGTGCAAAAAAAGCTGACCTGTGCTTTAATAGACGTCATACTTCAGCAGAGCACCACGAGGTGGCACTGCTGTTACAGCTGACCTGGATGGACCTCTGCCCTGGTagtgctgcttctcctccaaAGTTGGACCCATTGATAGCGAGTGGGGAATAGATCCTACAGGTGTTCCTTTCCAAAGGCTGTTGTTCCACTCATGTGGAAAGAGTTGATTTTCAGTTTGGTACCTGAGGGGAAAGATGCCCATAAGTATGTCCTTCAAAACAGACCCCCTTGTTGGCCTCACATACCAAGGAGAGACTGGCACCAAGATTCCTTTGGAAACTGTGTCCTCTTTATTTTACCTGAAATTAGATATGGTGGATCTGCTCTGTTCCCATGCTATACTGGAAAAGGGGCTTAAAATGCATACACACAGCAATATACTTTTGTTCTAATTCTAGTCTCTACATCTGCTAAGCCATATTTCCTTCATTTGTTCTAGATCTGTTTGGAACTAGATTCCTATTTTTATAACACAGTGTCAAGGAAGAGGCACATGGTTTTCTGACTGGTTTCAGAAAGGTGAGGTGCTGACACAAGCCAGCAGCCAATAGGAGAGATTCCTAACCAGGTTGGAAATTACAGAGATTAGTGACATGTTAGTTCCTCCTGAAAGCAAAGAGTGCAGGATGAGTGCTCAGCCTCTCTAAGCACAAGGATgctaagggttttttttgagaACATGCATTTGACAGCAGGAGACTGCAAAGTATACAAAGTATACTCTGATGTCTAGGAGTCCAagtgggaagaaggaagaaggttGACCCAATATTAATTGCAAAGCCGAGCACAATTTTGGGGATGTCAATCAGTAATGTCTGTGCAACAGGTCAGAGTGTCTCTCCTAGTCAAGAAAGCTGCATACAGAAGCAGCCAGAAGAATGGACGGTTGGGCAGCTTGGGCTATGGTGGAAACCAAAGTGTTGCTACAACACCAGCGCTGTAAGAGGACTGAGCTGGCAGGCTTTACTAGCACCATACCTCTTCCACCTAGAAGTGAGAAGTCTCATCCTTATACTGCCTACCGTAACTTACAGAGAAGAAATggcttgtatttctgaaaaaccCAGGAGCTGTGTATCCAACTCCAGGACTCTGTATTTTGAGGGCCCTGGAGATTAGGACACAGCTCCGATGCATGGAAGAACAGTGGATTGGTTTCTGGTAGCAAAGCAATCTGAATTCATGAAGGTATCTTTACTCATTCTTCATCGTGCTATGACAGATGAACCTTGAAGTATTCATATTCTGGAGTAAATCTTCACACATTGACTACTCAGAGAGTAATCATACATAGGTGAGCCCTGTAATAGAGCATAATCttacactgaattaaaaaattgGTAAAAAATTCACACTAGGCAGGTGGGCACGGAGTAAGGAGTCCAAGAGTTCCAATGCATCCAAGAACAGAGCCCAGCTTTTCAGATGCAGGATATCCTAACCAGGCTGTGAACCAGAAGGCCCCAGAGACAGTGATTCTGCAGAAATGTCAATGCCAGGGCAAATACAACTTGTAATACCTGTCCAAGACCACTCAATACTACATTTGAAGCAAAGGAGCCTCTTTGTTGCCATCCCGACTGCTTGCATTGCCAAACAGAGCAAGTGGGCAATAGCCTTGGCTCATCCAGATGAGGAACCAGGAGACCTGGGGATGAAGCAGACACCAAATTACTTACTGTTCAGAAATCAGCGTTGCATTCTGCTCCTCACAAGATAACGAGTGCAGCTGCCTGGACACAGGGAAAGAGACTGGAGTCCCTTCGCATCCCAATTTCTGGTGACTGTGATGGTCACCAGATGGTGATGGTCACCAGGTGATGGTGACTGCGTCTGTTCTGTGCACCAGCTCCTTGGCTGTTGGACCCTGAAGACTTGAGTCTTTCGTGCAGGATGGTGAATGCATGGAGACTGGGCTTGGAGCTCACCTGGATGCTACTTGCCACGGCACAGTTACCTCCAGCAATAGGATAGCATCAGAGTTTCAGTGGGATTCTTTGTAGCCTATATAAGCCAGAGTCCTTATACCCCCTCTATGGCTTGAAGCATCCTCTCCAAGCGATTTCCATGctgccttctcttcccctcgCGTTTCAGAGGCTCCCCCAGATTCACTTCCATGCCTCTCCTGTGAACACGGTACAAAAAGAGGTCCCTGCCTTGTGGGGCATCCAAAGCGGCCCAGAGAGTTCACAGCCACACTCAGCGCTTGCCATTGCTGCCCTCCCAAGGACACGTGTCCCTTATCCCAGTTCCCTGAGTGCTGTTCCCTGAACGCTCCTCAGGAAATAGGGTGAATATTGGCATACCAAGTTACAGCAATCTCCCCACGTGGGGGCCAATTTGCAGAAGCTCCATCTGCTTCTGAAGCAGCTCACAGAAACAGTGCAGTAATAGTTACCCTGATGACATTAGCTGCTGGAGGCAATGAATG encodes:
- the DESI1 gene encoding desumoylating isopeptidase 1, giving the protein MEEPLALHPVKLYVYDLSKGMARRLSPLMLGKQLDGIWHTSIIVHKDEFFYGSGGISSCAPGGTLLGPPDSVVDLGNTEVTEEIFLEYLSSLGESMFRGESYNLFEHNCNTFSNEVAQFLTGRKIPSYITDLPAEVLATPFGQALRPLLDSIQIQPPGGNTFSRHNGQS